TTGGCGGCGGACTGATCGGCATTGTTGTTGGAGTAGGCATCCCGCTCCTCGCGCAGTCCTTTGTGGAAGGGCTGCAAATTCCTATATCACCGGTGTCAATCTCCATTGCCTTCTTGGTCTCCGCGCTAGTGGGCATCGTCTTTGGCCTGCTGCCCGCCGAGCGCGCCTCCAAGCTCAATCCCACGGAAGCCCTCCGTTACGAGTAGGTGTCATCATGCGAATAAATAAATTAGACTTTATTGGTACTACACTCCATATTTTAATCTCATTCGCGACTGCCCTCATTTGGAGCGCCCCGCCAGCCAACGGACAGACAGCCACGCCTCGAAGAATTACTTTGAAGGAGGCGGCGACGCTTGTTCTCAAGAATAATCGCACAGTGCAGATGGCTGAGATCGGCGTGGCGAGGTCCACGGCTGAGTATAAACAAGCTCGATCCGTTTTTCGCCCGCAAGTGCTTCTGGGTTCTGGCTTGGCATACTCCAAAGGATTCCCGCTCAGCATCGAAGGTTCTGCGCCATCAATTTTCCAAGTGAATGCTGCGCAGGCACTTTTTGACCAAAGCCTGCGGAACATCGAGCGTCAAGCAGGCGCCGTGCGCGATTCCGCGGACAATAGCCTCGCTGACCAACGCGACTTGGCACTGCTGCAAGCGGTGCTTGTATATCTGGATCTGGACCGTAGCCGGCGTTCGCTGGAGCATGTTCGTGAGCAAGCGCGCGGTGCGGAAACTACAGCATCGTTGATTGATGAACGAGTGGGTGCGGGATTGGATACACCGCTGGAAGCCGCGAAAGGAAGGCTCGCGGCCGCACGAGCTCGCAACTCCGTGAAGACATTGGAGAACTCAATTGCCCTTCTTGAGTTCAGCCTGCGCGATCTGAC
The genomic region above belongs to Acidobacteriota bacterium and contains:
- a CDS encoding TolC family protein, encoding MRINKLDFIGTTLHILISFATALIWSAPPANGQTATPRRITLKEAATLVLKNNRTVQMAEIGVARSTAEYKQARSVFRPQVLLGSGLAYSKGFPLSIEGSAPSIFQVNAAQALFDQSLRNIERQAGAVRDSADNSLADQRDLALLQAVLVYLDLDRSRRSLEHVREQARGAETTASLIDERVGAGLDTPLEAAKGRLAAARARNSVKTLENSIALLEFSLRDLTGIPQSDSIETVAPDLNLLAHVSEVAAFSELALARSPALAALDDDVRSREFAVRSEQASRWPRVNLVGQYALFSKHNNYEDYFKRFERNNLTIGASIVIPLYDRASFNARMSKAGAELRAAQNRRDTARAGIAQQVRVLTATISQQQDAREVAQLELEVARKTLDSILAQYEEGRVNRLVVEQARIDENRAWVNLFDVEYQAERSKIELLKLTGELRATLL